GTTCGCCGGTATGGTTCTCCAGCAGGCGGCCCTGCCGGTCGATGAACAGCGTGGTGGGCATGCCCCGCAGGCCGAGCTGTTCCTGAGATACGGTGCCCTGCGCGTCGAGCACGACCGGGAAAGTCAGGCCGAGCTTGTCGACCATGCCGCGGGTGTCGTCCGGGGAACTCTGCACGCTGATGCCGACAACCGCCACGCCCTTGCTGGCGTACTCGCGGGAGACGCGCGCGAAACCGTTGAGTTCGTTCCAGCACGACGCGCACCAGGATGCGAAGAAGTTGACGGTGAGAACCTTGCCTTGGTAATCAGCGAGGTGTAGGGTTTCCCCACTCAGCTGGGGGAGGGTGGCTGACACGGCCTCGCCACCGGAGGCGCTGGCCGTGGTTCCCATACGGGTCTGCTGCTGACGGAGCAGGGCAGCAGCCAGAACGGCGACCACGACGGCGCGCAGCAGAGGAATCACATACTTCCGCGGGCCGCCCTTAGCAGCAGTCATTCCGGCCTTCAGTTTTGGCGTTTGGGGCGGGGCAGGTTTTGTTGCGGGCGAGGAGCCGCTGGCCCATCCAGAGGGCGAAGAGGAAGTAGGCAGTGAGGAACACCAGAACGAGGGTCATGTTCTGGCTGAGGAAGGTGGCCACGGCGCTGCCCCCGACCCCGCCGGCGAGGAGGCCGAGCAGGAGGGGCAGGTGACAGGGACACAGCAGCAGGGCGCTGCCCAGCAGCAGGTAAGCGCGCAGGCTCCTGGCGGGTTTCTTCAGCAGCATCGGGTACCGCCGTGTCCGTCCAGTGTGGAAAGGTGAGCGAGATGACCGATGAAGTCACGGGACAGTCGGTAGGCGTCCTGAAACGTCACTGGAGTCGTGGGAACAGTTGCAGTGTTACTCCAGGCCTGGTAAGCCTCCACGTTCGGGAAGGCCAGCGCGTACGGGCAGAAGCTGCGGTAGACCTTCTCGGCGCTCCGGGTGTCCGGCTGGGTGGGCAGCGCGAGAACAGCGTCAGAAGGAGAGTGCAGCTGACCGTTGCGCACCGTGAACTCCAGGGACTGGGTCGCACCTGGGGGCGTGGTGACGATGTCGATGTTCTCGTCGAGGATCCACGCGGCGAGCAGGGTGTCGAGGGCACAGCGGGTGTAGATACGCACCCCAGCCTGGGTGTGGATGACGTGCGGGGTGGGCGTGAACATCACGAATCCCCGCAGCATGGCTTCCGGTGATTGCCCTTCACAGCAGTTCAGCAGGGCAGCGAGCGGCGCGGGGAGAGTGGTCATCTCAGGCATGGCTGGCCTCCCGCAGGGCGCTCAGCGTGCGGTTGACGTTCCCCAGGCAGCAGCTGCCCTGGGGGTTATTCAGTTCGCACCCGCACCGTCCGGCTTTGATGTGCGCCTGGATTGAGGATGGGATGGTGTCCGCCTGCCCGTTCCGGGTAGCCGTATCGAGGTCCGCCCGGGTGTGGCCGAAGCAGTAGCACACCGGGACCCTGAAGTCCTGGTTCTTCTGGAAGACGGGGACTTTCACGTCCGCCTGCCTGTACACGCGTTTGGAACCGAAGTACACCACGTCGCAGGTTGCGTCCGGGCAGAAACGGTACGCCTCGTCTGGATCTAGGGTGGCGAGCGCCACAGGCGTAAGAAGGGCTTTGAGGGTCACCAGCTTTACCGTTTTGCCGGATGTCCCGCACGCTGGGCACGTGGTGCTGAAGGTGAGGCTGGGCTTGGGGGCACAGCAGTCGAGGGTGCTCATGTCCGCACGGTACGGTCTCCCGTTAGGGGGAGAGTCGAGCCTGTGGGGTGACTTCCAGGTACACACACCCAGCGGAGTCGCAGTCGGGGTCCGGATGATCTTCCGCCCACACGACTTTCGCCTGCAACTGGGCTTCAAGGGCCTGAAGCTGAGCGATCTGCGTTCGGACGCTACTCAGGTGGCTTACGAGGTCTGCTTTCACGTGCGCACAGGGTTTCTGGCCATCCTGGCGAACGGTAAGGATCCGGCGGATCTCATCAAGACTGAATCCGGCAGCCTGTGCAGAGCGGAGGAAGCGCACCTGTCCGGCGGCTTCCTCTGGGTAGGACCGGTAGCCACTGGGGCGGCGCTCGGAGGTGAGCAGGCCGAGGTCCGTCCAGTACCGGATGGCTTTGACCGTCTCGCCGGTCAGTGCCGCGAGTTGACCGATGGGCAGGTCAGGAGAATCCGTCATGCTCTGATCCTGCACCGCCCAGCATCACTGATAGTGACCGGATGTTCAGTTGAGACCACTCTCCGCCGCAATTTTTCATGTCATCAGTCCACTGTGGTCTCAACTTCCAGAGCAGCCAGCGCACGCTCCACGGTCATTGCTGTGAGGGTATCGGCGCCGACACTGATGGCCAGCCGCCGGTAGATGTAATAGCTGACGTCTCCAGCTGGAATGGTTCGCCGGCGCCGCCATGTTTTTGATTTACGCCGTCGGTCTCGTCCGGACTGGATTCGGCATCGACCTGCCCTGGTTGCGCATGACGCGCGCCGGGTCGCTTCTTCAGCTCAGCCTGGCCATCGGCGCCCTCGCCGTGATGGCGCAGGAACCGCCGAAAGCCGTGAGAAGCACCGCCCTGCTGCTGTTATTCACCCTGTGGACCTGGACTGGCTACTGGGGTGTGCGCCGCCCGCTGAGAAAGCGGGGCCTCCTTTTTCAGTGATGCAGCAGTGGGCCGGAGGTCGCCGGAGCACCTTTCGCGCCCGGGTGATGGTCCGGTTGTGGTGATGACCGGCACCACGCTCCAAATGAGAGTTCGTTGCACCTGCTTATCGTGTCAGCGCTCTGTTCGGTTTCAGTAAAGGCGGCGCTCGGCTGGAGGTGAAGTGAGCATGCCCAGAAAAGCGGGCATGCGGACCTTCGGCGTCCAGCGTAAATGAGATCAGTCAGAGCATTGGAGATCAACCCAAACGTTCTTGGCCGCCCTGGAAAGCCTCCCCGATGCGCCTGAGCAGGGATTCGAACGATTCGGTCGAACGTCTGAGGTCCTCCGGGCGTGCAAGGGCAGCGATTGGCCGCGCCAGACTCCCATGCTTGCCCTGGCGGCCTTGACGACGCAACCAGCCGTCCAGCTGTGGAGTCAGCCGCTCAGCCTCCGGCACCTCTATCGTGCCAAAAGGCACCCCCAGCGCCCGCTCAGCCAGGCGGAGAAACTCCTCCCGCTGAAAAGTGTCCTCAATGTCCGCCTGCCGCTCGCCTGTCGGGTGAAGAATCATTTCGTGCTTTCCACGCGCGGCCAGCACGTCCTCAACTTTCTCTTTCGCTCGCCGTACAGACTGATCATCCGGGTTGCTGTCCATCAGGACGGTCACGTTGCATGAAAAAGGGCAAAGCTTCACCAGCTTGTCGATGATGCCGATGGTTTCCGCGTCAATCACCCGTACGTCCGCAGGCATGAGCTGGCCCGTGGGGTCAACCAGGGTGCGCATCATGGTCAGGTAGGTGTGCTCGCTCTGCCCCTCCACGATCAGCAGGTTTTCGTTCTTGCTGATCACCTCCAGCAGCTCCTGACGTTTGGCGTACAGCAGAGGCAGCAGTTCGGACAGGGAGTCCTCATCCGTGATGTCCGACGGTGCCACGCAGGTGATGACCTGTCTGCGGCGCCGGGCAATGCGCAGACTCCCGGGAGGTGCCTGGCTGACCAGGTGATCATTGTGCGTCGTGTACACCACCTGATGCACCTCGGAAAGCCGCAGGAGGGCCTGCCGGATCGTCTGCACTGCGGAGAGGTGCATATGGCTTCCTGGCTCATCCAGGAGGACCAACATGGGCCGGCCGTCATGTTCCTGCCCGGCCACCAGCAGGATGGCGGTGGTGAGTACCCACAGCTGCCCTGAGCTGAGTTCATTCATCATCACCGGCTGCCCGCCGACAATGACAGAAATTTCAGGAAAGCTACCCTCCGGCAGGTCGATATGCACCTGCATGTCCACGGCGGGCCACAAGGTGCGTGCCATTTCGGAGATGGTGAGTTCCACGCCGCGCAACTCCGCAGCGGACCTCCTGGAATCCTGTGCGAGCCGCGCGTCGAGGATGCGCTCCAGGGCTGCGTCAGCAACGTTCCCTACGCGCGCTCCCCTCTCACCGGTGCTGAGCGTCAACCCGTTGGGGATATGTACGACGGCGGGCAGGTACCTGTACATCTCATTGAAGGCCACGGCATGGGCAGCGTCATGCTGCGTGCCGTAAGCCAGCCAAAGGTAGTCAACAGGCAACGCCATCCCCACGTGGGGACCCGCTGGTGTGCTGCTGGATTCGGTGCGCCGCGTCACGGCTGAGAAGGTATTTGGCTCCCTTGCTGGAGGCGGCACCAATTCCACCGATATCAACCCGGTATTCTGAATTTTCAGTCGCGCTCGCCGTGTGTTGGATGGTACGCCTGCCCAGGCCACGTCTGGTTCGCAGGCATACAGGTCAAGCTCAGCGTTCATGTGCTCCGGAGCTGACCTTCGCGCCGCGTCACCATTGCGCGCAATGCTGATCACCTGCTGGAGTTTGCGGACAGGAACCGGCCAGGAGCTCAGGGCGTCAATG
This portion of the Deinococcus malanensis genome encodes:
- the merB gene encoding organomercurial lyase yields the protein MPEMTTLPAPLAALLNCCEGQSPEAMLRGFVMFTPTPHVIHTQAGVRIYTRCALDTLLAAWILDENIDIVTTPPGATQSLEFTVRNGQLHSPSDAVLALPTQPDTRSAEKVYRSFCPYALAFPNVEAYQAWSNTATVPTTPVTFQDAYRLSRDFIGHLAHLSTLDGHGGTRCC
- a CDS encoding putative iron-sulfur cluster-binding metallochaperone translates to MSTLDCCAPKPSLTFSTTCPACGTSGKTVKLVTLKALLTPVALATLDPDEAYRFCPDATCDVVYFGSKRVYRQADVKVPVFQKNQDFRVPVCYCFGHTRADLDTATRNGQADTIPSSIQAHIKAGRCGCELNNPQGSCCLGNVNRTLSALREASHA
- a CDS encoding TlpA family protein disulfide reductase, which codes for MTAAKGGPRKYVIPLLRAVVVAVLAAALLRQQQTRMGTTASASGGEAVSATLPQLSGETLHLADYQGKVLTVNFFASWCASCWNELNGFARVSREYASKGVAVVGISVQSSPDDTRGMVDKLGLTFPVVLDAQGTVSQEQLGLRGMPTTLFIDRQGRLLENHTGELSEGQLRSKLDGLL
- a CDS encoding ATP-dependent nuclease, which codes for MISGPVKVHLRSVRIADFRGLRDVELDLNRGLTIITGLNGSGKTSLIDALSSWPVPVRKLQQVISIARNGDAARRSAPEHMNAELDLYACEPDVAWAGVPSNTRRARLKIQNTGLISVELVPPPAREPNTFSAVTRRTESSSTPAGPHVGMALPVDYLWLAYGTQHDAAHAVAFNEMYRYLPAVVHIPNGLTLSTGERGARVGNVADAALERILDARLAQDSRRSAAELRGVELTISEMARTLWPAVDMQVHIDLPEGSFPEISVIVGGQPVMMNELSSGQLWVLTTAILLVAGQEHDGRPMLVLLDEPGSHMHLSAVQTIRQALLRLSEVHQVVYTTHNDHLVSQAPPGSLRIARRRRQVITCVAPSDITDEDSLSELLPLLYAKRQELLEVISKNENLLIVEGQSEHTYLTMMRTLVDPTGQLMPADVRVIDAETIGIIDKLVKLCPFSCNVTVLMDSNPDDQSVRRAKEKVEDVLAARGKHEMILHPTGERQADIEDTFQREEFLRLAERALGVPFGTIEVPEAERLTPQLDGWLRRQGRQGKHGSLARPIAALARPEDLRRSTESFESLLRRIGEAFQGGQERLG
- a CDS encoding heavy metal-responsive transcriptional regulator, coding for MTDSPDLPIGQLAALTGETVKAIRYWTDLGLLTSERRPSGYRSYPEEAAGQVRFLRSAQAAGFSLDEIRRILTVRQDGQKPCAHVKADLVSHLSSVRTQIAQLQALEAQLQAKVVWAEDHPDPDCDSAGCVYLEVTPQARLSP